One part of the Microvirga sp. TS319 genome encodes these proteins:
- a CDS encoding M81 family metallopeptidase: MPKVLIVECMQEISSFNPLPSEYENFHVERDGELYAQRGLNTAIGGALSVFEASPDISLVPAIGARAGSAGLLSAHGWQRLSTEILDAIKTRIDNVEGIYVSLHGAMGADGELDPEGYLLSEIRRMVGPDMPIVISLDLHGILTDRMLRQIDGLAIYHTYPHVDFADTGERAARLLMALLQGGRRPVIARAVIPALVRGDELITRSGCYGDLIRECQRIERDGTAMAAGIMIGNPFTDVPELCTQVLVMTDGDESVARREAERLAQEFWQQRFRMQGKLIPLDRSIAQASTIDGPVVFTDAADATSSGATGDSNIILKALRDAGYRKRILAQIVDPSAAAEAHKAGVGATIEVTLGGFYDKTRFEPMPVRAEVQSLSNGRSQLETMKISLDAGPTAVLTFDNFTVVVLTRTVSLFDRAMYYSNGLDPQDFDLIVVKSPHTEHHMYDGWVEKNFNIDAPGATSANLKSLGHTICARPMYPLDEIVEFVPTSSIYPR, encoded by the coding sequence ATGCCGAAAGTTCTGATCGTCGAGTGCATGCAGGAAATCTCCTCCTTCAATCCGCTGCCATCCGAATACGAGAATTTCCATGTCGAACGGGATGGGGAGCTTTATGCCCAGCGCGGGCTCAATACGGCTATTGGGGGAGCCCTGTCGGTGTTCGAGGCAAGCCCTGACATTTCTCTCGTTCCAGCGATCGGAGCGCGGGCGGGCAGCGCCGGATTGCTTTCGGCACATGGGTGGCAAAGGCTTTCGACGGAAATCCTGGACGCGATCAAGACACGCATTGACAATGTGGAGGGCATCTATGTTTCGCTACACGGAGCCATGGGGGCCGACGGCGAACTTGACCCAGAGGGATATCTTCTGTCCGAGATCCGCCGAATGGTAGGACCTGACATGCCCATCGTGATATCGCTCGATCTGCACGGTATCCTGACTGACAGGATGCTGCGCCAGATCGACGGGCTGGCGATCTATCACACGTATCCGCACGTTGATTTCGCAGACACGGGCGAGCGTGCTGCCCGACTTCTCATGGCACTGCTCCAGGGGGGAAGGAGGCCCGTGATCGCCCGTGCGGTCATTCCAGCTCTGGTGCGTGGAGACGAACTGATCACTCGATCCGGCTGCTATGGCGATCTTATTCGTGAGTGTCAACGCATCGAGAGGGACGGGACCGCGATGGCTGCCGGGATCATGATCGGCAATCCCTTCACCGATGTCCCCGAACTCTGCACCCAGGTGCTGGTGATGACTGATGGAGATGAAAGCGTTGCTCGCCGCGAGGCCGAGCGCCTGGCGCAGGAATTCTGGCAGCAGCGGTTTCGGATGCAGGGCAAATTGATCCCTCTCGACCGGTCCATCGCCCAGGCGAGCACGATCGACGGTCCTGTCGTCTTCACCGATGCCGCGGACGCCACATCGTCAGGAGCGACCGGCGATTCCAATATCATTCTCAAAGCCCTGCGGGATGCAGGATACCGCAAGCGGATCCTGGCGCAGATCGTCGACCCTTCGGCGGCTGCAGAGGCCCACAAAGCTGGAGTAGGAGCTACGATCGAGGTCACCCTCGGCGGTTTCTATGACAAGACGCGTTTCGAGCCGATGCCCGTGCGCGCCGAGGTCCAGTCCCTGTCGAATGGGCGCTCTCAGCTTGAGACCATGAAAATCAGCCTAGACGCGGGCCCGACTGCGGTTCTGACCTTCGACAACTTCACGGTGGTCGTGCTCACCCGAACCGTCAGCCTATTTGATCGGGCCATGTACTATTCCAATGGGCTCGATCCGCAGGATTTCGACCTCATCGTTGTCAAGTCACCTCATACAGAGCATCACATGTATGACGGCTGGGTCGAGAAGAACTTCAATATCGACGCGCCGGGCGCAACTTCGGCGAACCTGAAGAGCCTGGGACACACGATCTGCGCCCGGCCGATGTATCCCTTGGACGAGATCGTCGAGTTCGTTCCGACATCCAGCATCTATCCGCGCTAA
- a CDS encoding mandelate racemase/muconate lactonizing enzyme family protein — translation MKIESVDFFYLAMPEITTEADGSQDALLVRVTAGGHTGWGECEASPLVSIAGFVCPMSHGVCRPVGASVLGRTIDSPDDIALIAAEVEYNSMDLLQAAHTFSGVEMALWDLLGKARGEPVWKLLGYDASHKKTPYASQLFGGTPHETYQGAVKARKEGFRAVKFGWGPIGRGRVESDEEHFHAAREGLGADGILLVDVGQIWGEDVEAAAARLPALEATGATWLEEPFHASALEAYGALARRSGKVRIAGGEGAHNVSMARHLIDYGGVGFIQIDCGRIGGIGPAKKIADYAAARNVTFVNHTFTSHLALSASLQPYAGLADHTICEFPFAPKPMAREFTANALQRDENGEIAAPDAPGLGIEIDQEGVRRYLLDVEIKVSGRTLYVTPELA, via the coding sequence ATGAAGATTGAATCGGTCGACTTCTTTTACTTGGCGATGCCCGAGATCACGACAGAGGCCGACGGCAGCCAGGATGCGCTGCTGGTGCGTGTCACAGCAGGCGGGCACACCGGATGGGGCGAGTGCGAGGCCTCGCCTCTTGTCTCAATCGCAGGATTCGTCTGCCCCATGTCGCACGGGGTCTGTCGGCCCGTCGGGGCCTCCGTCCTGGGCCGTACCATCGATTCTCCTGATGACATCGCGCTCATTGCGGCAGAGGTCGAGTACAACAGCATGGATTTGCTGCAGGCCGCGCACACGTTCTCCGGGGTGGAAATGGCGCTGTGGGACCTGCTTGGTAAGGCGAGGGGTGAGCCTGTCTGGAAGCTTCTTGGTTACGATGCGTCCCACAAAAAGACACCCTACGCGTCCCAGCTTTTTGGCGGTACACCGCATGAGACGTACCAAGGCGCAGTGAAGGCCCGGAAGGAGGGCTTCAGGGCCGTCAAGTTCGGCTGGGGGCCAATCGGGCGAGGCCGGGTTGAGAGTGATGAAGAACACTTTCATGCTGCGCGCGAGGGATTGGGGGCCGATGGAATCCTCCTGGTCGATGTCGGACAGATCTGGGGCGAGGATGTGGAAGCTGCGGCGGCAAGACTGCCTGCGCTGGAGGCGACGGGTGCCACCTGGCTGGAGGAGCCTTTCCATGCCAGTGCACTTGAAGCCTACGGTGCGCTCGCCCGCCGCAGTGGCAAGGTGAGGATTGCGGGCGGGGAGGGGGCGCACAACGTTTCCATGGCCCGACATCTCATAGATTACGGTGGTGTCGGGTTCATTCAGATCGATTGCGGCCGCATTGGCGGCATCGGACCGGCCAAGAAGATCGCGGATTACGCCGCAGCCCGTAATGTCACATTCGTGAATCATACGTTCACCTCCCATCTGGCCTTGAGTGCGTCATTGCAGCCTTATGCTGGTCTCGCAGACCACACGATCTGTGAGTTTCCGTTTGCACCTAAGCCAATGGCCCGCGAATTCACAGCCAACGCACTGCAGCGGGACGAGAACGGTGAGATCGCGGCCCCCGATGCTCCAGGACTCGGGATTGAAATCGATCAGGAAGGCGTCCGGAGGTATCTTCTCGACGTCGAGATCAAGGTGTCGGGACGTACGCTTTATGTGACACCAGAGCTGGCATAG
- a CDS encoding SDR family NAD(P)-dependent oxidoreductase, whose translation MSSNRRFEGRNAIVTGGASGIGLGVATRLVSEGAQVAIWDMSPGALAEARDKIGSNLTGIRVDITDPDGVHAAREETLSALGGIDILVACAGITGPNTTTWEYPIDAWRKVIDVNLNGLFYCNRAVVPSMLEGGYGRIVNVASVAGKEGNPNASAYSASKAAVIGLTKSLGKELATNSITVNCVTPAAVRTPIFDQMSQSHIDYMLSKIPMGRFGEIEEVAALICWLASEECSFTTGGVFDISGGRATY comes from the coding sequence ATGAGCAGCAATAGGCGATTTGAAGGGCGCAACGCCATCGTCACCGGGGGCGCTTCGGGCATAGGCCTTGGCGTCGCGACGAGGCTCGTGTCCGAAGGAGCGCAGGTAGCGATCTGGGACATGAGTCCGGGTGCACTTGCCGAGGCACGCGACAAGATCGGCAGCAACCTGACCGGCATCCGCGTCGACATCACGGATCCAGATGGCGTGCATGCCGCTCGGGAGGAAACGCTCTCTGCCTTAGGGGGCATTGATATTTTGGTCGCGTGCGCCGGCATTACAGGTCCGAACACGACGACCTGGGAATATCCCATCGACGCCTGGCGGAAGGTCATCGATGTTAACCTCAACGGCTTGTTTTATTGTAACCGCGCCGTCGTTCCCTCGATGCTAGAGGGCGGTTATGGCCGCATCGTCAACGTGGCCTCCGTCGCCGGCAAGGAAGGCAACCCGAACGCCTCGGCCTACAGCGCCTCGAAGGCTGCCGTGATTGGTCTGACGAAATCGCTCGGCAAGGAGCTAGCCACGAACAGCATCACGGTGAACTGCGTAACGCCGGCTGCGGTCCGCACTCCGATCTTCGACCAGATGAGCCAGAGCCACATCGACTACATGCTGTCGAAGATTCCCATGGGACGCTTCGGTGAGATTGAGGAGGTGGCTGCTTTGATCTGCTGGCTCGCAAGCGAGGAGTGCTCCTTCACGACTGGCGGTGTCTTCGACATCTCGGGCGGGCGTGCAACCTATTGA
- a CDS encoding GDP-L-fucose synthase family protein: MFNLTGKSIFVAGHRGMVGSAVVRRLEAEGLTVLTRSRAELDLRDQAGVDAFMRREQPHVVVIAAAKVGGIHANNTQPAEFIYDNLMIISNLVESSHRSNVEKLLFLGSSCSYPRLAPQPVNEDALLTGELEPTNEWYAIAKIAGIKLCQAYRRQFGRDFISCQPTNLYGPNDNFDLNTSHVLPALLRKAHEAKVSRAREMVVWGTGEPRREFLHVDDLADACVYLLRHYSGEMPLNIGWGEDIAIADVARMVAETVGFRGELAFDASKPNGTPRKLLDTSRINALGWRPQIPLKEGLKHYYGWFLENEPIIPAPLH; encoded by the coding sequence ATGTTCAACCTAACGGGCAAATCGATTTTCGTTGCTGGACATAGAGGCATGGTGGGTTCGGCCGTCGTGCGCCGCTTGGAGGCGGAAGGACTCACAGTTCTTACCAGGTCGCGCGCGGAACTCGACCTGCGGGACCAGGCAGGGGTGGATGCATTCATGAGGCGTGAGCAGCCCCATGTCGTGGTGATTGCGGCAGCCAAAGTAGGTGGCATTCACGCCAACAACACGCAACCAGCTGAATTCATCTATGATAACCTGATGATAATCTCGAATCTGGTTGAGTCATCGCATCGAAGCAATGTTGAGAAGCTGCTGTTCCTGGGATCATCCTGCAGTTATCCTCGACTGGCGCCGCAACCAGTCAACGAGGACGCACTGCTCACTGGTGAGCTCGAGCCGACCAACGAATGGTATGCAATCGCGAAGATTGCAGGAATCAAGCTATGTCAAGCCTATCGCAGACAATTCGGGCGAGACTTTATCTCGTGTCAACCGACCAATCTGTACGGTCCAAACGATAACTTCGATCTTAATACCTCGCACGTTTTGCCGGCCCTTCTGCGCAAGGCACATGAGGCGAAAGTCTCGAGAGCACGAGAGATGGTGGTGTGGGGTACAGGCGAACCGAGACGCGAGTTCTTGCACGTGGATGATCTGGCAGATGCGTGCGTATATCTGTTGCGCCACTATAGCGGTGAGATGCCCCTGAACATAGGATGGGGCGAGGACATCGCCATTGCCGATGTCGCTCGAATGGTGGCGGAGACCGTCGGCTTCAGGGGCGAGCTCGCGTTCGATGCCTCAAAGCCTAATGGTACACCGCGCAAGCTGCTTGATACGAGCCGTATCAATGCCCTGGGGTGGCGACCTCAGATCCCGCTTAAGGAAGGTCTCAAGCACTATTATGGCTGGTTCCTCGAGAACGAGCCCATCATTCCGGCACCGTTGCATTAA
- the gmd gene encoding GDP-mannose 4,6-dehydratase has translation MTDKIALISGVTGQDGAYLAELLLAKGYIVHGIKRRSSSFNTGRVNHLYQDPHERDVRFHLHFGDMTDATNLIRIMAEVQPTEIYNLAAQSHVQVSFETPEYTANADGIGTLRVLEAIRILGLEKNARFYQASTSELYGKVQETPQSETTPFCPRSPYAAAKLYAYWITVNYREAYGLHASNGILFNHESPIRGETFVTRKISRAIAAIELGLQEKLYVGNLDAKRDWGHAREYVEGMWRILQQDEPDDYVLATGETHAVREFIERAFAVVGRTIAWRGEGIDEVGVDSDSGRVLVEVDPRYFRPTEVELLLGNPTKAKAKLGWCHTTTFPQLVAEMVKADLHLLRQSQTPDGFALRRALLEAAE, from the coding sequence ATGACAGACAAGATTGCTCTAATCAGTGGGGTCACCGGACAAGACGGTGCTTATCTCGCTGAGTTGCTTCTCGCGAAAGGCTATATTGTACACGGCATCAAGCGCCGCTCATCTTCCTTCAACACAGGACGTGTGAATCACCTCTATCAGGATCCTCACGAGCGCGATGTCCGTTTCCATCTCCACTTTGGGGACATGACGGATGCGACGAACCTGATCCGCATCATGGCCGAGGTCCAACCTACCGAGATCTACAACCTCGCTGCCCAAAGTCATGTCCAAGTCAGCTTCGAAACTCCAGAATATACCGCCAATGCAGATGGCATCGGCACCCTGCGTGTGCTTGAAGCCATTCGAATTCTCGGCTTGGAGAAGAATGCCCGATTCTACCAAGCTTCGACGTCCGAACTCTACGGAAAAGTACAGGAGACGCCGCAGTCCGAGACTACTCCTTTCTGCCCCCGGTCCCCCTATGCGGCTGCCAAGCTCTACGCATATTGGATTACAGTAAACTACCGCGAGGCCTATGGCCTGCACGCCTCTAACGGCATTCTGTTCAACCATGAGAGCCCGATCCGAGGCGAGACTTTCGTGACCCGCAAGATCTCACGCGCAATAGCGGCAATTGAACTGGGCCTGCAGGAGAAACTCTACGTTGGCAATCTTGATGCCAAGCGCGATTGGGGGCATGCCCGTGAGTATGTCGAGGGAATGTGGCGCATCCTGCAACAGGACGAGCCTGATGACTATGTGCTTGCCACGGGCGAAACGCACGCTGTTCGCGAGTTCATTGAACGTGCCTTCGCGGTAGTCGGTCGCACGATCGCTTGGAGGGGAGAAGGCATCGACGAGGTCGGCGTGGATTCCGACTCTGGTAGAGTGCTGGTCGAGGTCGATCCCCGCTACTTCCGCCCCACTGAAGTGGAGTTGCTGCTCGGCAATCCAACCAAAGCTAAGGCCAAACTCGGGTGGTGTCACACCACTACGTTTCCCCAACTTGTTGCGGAGATGGTCAAAGCTGATCTTCATTTGCTCCGGCAGAGCCAGACGCCGGATGGTTTCGCCCTTCGTCGCGCTCTGTTGGAAGCCGCCGAGTGA
- a CDS encoding WcaI family glycosyltransferase, producing MRLLIQSLNYAPDEIGIPKYSTEMAEWFAQKGWAVHVVTAPPYYPHWRVGQGYRAWSYSREMRKDVSLLRCPLYVPSSPNGLKRLLHLASYAATSGPAVLAEALSYRPDAIVAVAPDLMAAPAAALAAKLTGAASFLHVQDFELDLALQMGMIRRKSFARVLAGMERSFLRAFDHASAPSPAMVSQLRTRGVLPERAFIFRNWCDTGIIRPDIDPSVYRRDWAVGENDVVLLYSGSLSEKQGVMTLAEAARCLVSQSHIHFVICGAGPAKQKLAHAVQDLGNVRLLPLQPAELLPELLCAADIHLLPQIPAAADLVLPSKLAGMLASGRPVIATALPGSGIAHEIANAGIIAPPGDVNALCEAIMCLAANQPMRDLLRGNARQRAETHWSKDVILSEFETRVVEAVGAKRVANRAKRAVRIRVR from the coding sequence GTGCGTCTCCTGATCCAATCCCTTAATTATGCGCCGGACGAAATCGGCATCCCGAAGTATTCTACCGAGATGGCGGAATGGTTCGCTCAGAAGGGTTGGGCTGTCCATGTCGTAACGGCGCCGCCGTACTATCCGCACTGGCGTGTAGGGCAAGGATATCGAGCTTGGTCCTACTCTCGGGAGATGCGAAAAGATGTTTCGCTCCTCAGGTGTCCGCTTTATGTGCCCTCTTCCCCAAACGGTCTCAAGCGCTTGTTGCACCTTGCAAGTTATGCGGCTACCAGCGGACCCGCTGTTCTCGCTGAGGCGCTGTCCTACCGCCCCGATGCCATTGTCGCAGTGGCACCCGACCTGATGGCAGCGCCCGCCGCAGCTCTGGCTGCGAAGCTGACCGGGGCAGCCTCTTTCCTTCATGTTCAAGATTTCGAACTCGATCTTGCCTTGCAGATGGGCATGATAAGACGCAAGAGTTTCGCTCGGGTACTGGCGGGCATGGAGCGGTCATTTTTACGCGCCTTTGACCATGCGAGTGCCCCATCCCCTGCGATGGTATCGCAACTGAGAACGAGGGGGGTACTGCCGGAGCGCGCATTCATCTTTCGCAATTGGTGTGACACGGGGATTATTCGCCCCGACATTGACCCCTCAGTTTATCGAAGAGATTGGGCGGTGGGTGAGAACGATGTAGTTCTGCTATACTCGGGCAGCCTCTCCGAGAAGCAGGGCGTCATGACCCTTGCTGAGGCGGCACGGTGTCTGGTGAGCCAGTCCCACATTCATTTCGTTATTTGTGGTGCCGGGCCTGCAAAACAGAAATTAGCGCACGCGGTGCAGGACCTGGGCAACGTGCGACTGCTACCTCTGCAACCTGCAGAACTCCTGCCGGAGTTGCTTTGCGCCGCTGACATCCACCTGCTGCCGCAAATCCCTGCAGCAGCCGATCTTGTGTTACCATCAAAGCTTGCTGGGATGCTTGCTTCTGGACGTCCGGTCATCGCAACGGCGCTCCCGGGAAGCGGGATTGCCCATGAGATTGCAAATGCGGGAATTATCGCACCCCCGGGTGATGTTAATGCGCTCTGTGAAGCTATTATGTGTCTCGCCGCGAACCAACCAATGCGGGACCTTCTGCGGGGAAATGCGCGTCAGCGTGCCGAGACCCACTGGTCCAAGGATGTGATCCTCTCAGAATTTGAGACACGCGTAGTGGAAGCAGTTGGCGCAAAACGGGTTGCTAACCGCGCCAAGCGTGCGGTGCGCATTCGAGTGAGGTGA
- a CDS encoding polysaccharide biosynthesis/export family protein, with the protein MERANSSWLHRSQALAAALLGFVLILAPITSVLASEYRVNIGDVLELSAASIPEFRHRGTVAVSGEVSFPLVGEIPARNKSINEILKVIQERVPQKVLRRRALDGSEHDVVIDGDEVSLTIAEYSPIYVNGDVATPGSYPYRPGLTVLQAIALAGGYDTMRTRMENPYLLAVDLQSERETLMNEIVRQQARIARVQAELGRDSQESDIPAVSPVGADTKALEVERLDVRKSDFEKERQHLTEAVQSLSVSLDLLGKQMQTEAERAKIDQEELERVEGLAAKGMATVVRVSDMRRLVLLSASRATEIEARFEQVKQQRADEQRKLQKLFDERRIGLLKELQDAKLELAAIVSKVSAVTQKMFMVGAIRSQLGRGGTGAPELVVVRRTDQGSDRLVATAETELLPRDVVEVALQLGGYSSNVSSHHPVIREHLGSLERSGGNPLTGLPN; encoded by the coding sequence ATGGAAAGAGCAAATAGCTCCTGGTTACATCGAAGCCAAGCTCTCGCTGCAGCTCTCCTGGGCTTTGTCCTCATACTCGCTCCTATCACGTCCGTCCTCGCCTCCGAGTACCGGGTCAACATTGGTGACGTACTCGAGCTGTCCGCTGCAAGCATACCGGAGTTTCGCCATCGGGGGACAGTGGCTGTCAGCGGCGAGGTATCCTTTCCGCTGGTTGGTGAAATCCCTGCCCGTAACAAATCCATCAATGAAATTCTTAAGGTTATCCAGGAGCGGGTACCTCAAAAGGTGCTGCGACGCCGAGCTCTGGATGGGAGCGAACACGACGTCGTTATTGATGGCGATGAGGTCTCCCTCACCATTGCCGAGTATAGCCCGATCTACGTCAACGGCGACGTTGCAACCCCAGGCAGCTATCCCTACCGACCGGGGTTGACAGTGCTACAGGCAATTGCCCTTGCAGGCGGGTACGATACTATGCGGACCCGCATGGAAAACCCGTACCTTTTGGCGGTGGATCTGCAGAGCGAGCGTGAGACTCTCATGAATGAGATTGTCCGCCAGCAGGCGCGGATCGCGCGCGTACAGGCCGAACTTGGCCGAGACAGTCAGGAATCCGATATACCCGCTGTCTCACCTGTGGGCGCTGACACCAAGGCGCTTGAGGTCGAGCGCCTTGATGTACGGAAGAGCGATTTTGAAAAGGAAAGGCAACACCTCACAGAGGCCGTCCAATCACTGAGTGTCAGCCTTGACCTTCTTGGGAAGCAGATGCAGACCGAGGCAGAACGGGCCAAAATCGATCAGGAAGAGTTGGAGCGGGTGGAAGGCCTCGCCGCCAAAGGAATGGCAACTGTCGTTCGTGTGAGCGACATGAGGCGCTTGGTTCTGCTCTCCGCTAGCCGTGCAACCGAAATTGAAGCTCGATTTGAACAGGTAAAACAACAGCGGGCAGACGAACAGCGCAAACTGCAGAAATTATTTGATGAGCGCCGGATCGGGTTGTTGAAGGAACTGCAGGATGCGAAGTTGGAGCTCGCCGCAATCGTATCGAAGGTGTCAGCTGTGACGCAGAAAATGTTCATGGTTGGTGCTATTCGATCCCAACTCGGCCGCGGCGGCACCGGGGCTCCAGAGCTAGTCGTCGTCAGGAGGACGGACCAGGGCTCGGATCGCTTGGTGGCCACTGCGGAGACGGAGCTGCTTCCAAGGGATGTTGTTGAGGTCGCACTTCAGCTTGGTGGTTATTCCAGCAATGTTTCTAGTCATCACCCTGTGATCCGAGAGCATCTCGGTTCCCTTGAGCGGAGCGGCGGAAATCCGCTGACAGGGTTGCCGAATTGA
- a CDS encoding metallophosphoesterase family protein, with protein MSKIPEGLRLYVVGDIHGRADLLIELKELIAVDQEKHPARDARTVFLGDYIDRGADTKGVLEILSSQPFPTELIPLRGNHEAMLLTFLSRHEAGRLWIQNGGLETLRSYGVDVSRVRFGRGLHEAAVHFKAVLPTAHLKFLQDLRLSFTAGDYFFCHAGIRPGIPLMQQREEDLLWIRAKFLTSTRQHEKVVVHGHTPVQEPELTLYRINLDTGAYMTGRLTCLVLEGTTKRLLVATPTGANRISFPQEE; from the coding sequence ATGTCAAAGATCCCGGAGGGCCTCAGACTTTATGTGGTAGGAGACATTCACGGTCGTGCCGATCTGCTGATCGAGCTCAAGGAGTTAATTGCTGTCGATCAAGAGAAGCATCCCGCACGTGATGCGAGGACAGTCTTCCTAGGAGACTACATCGATCGAGGGGCAGACACGAAAGGCGTGCTCGAAATCCTCTCGTCACAGCCTTTTCCTACGGAACTAATTCCCCTACGCGGCAATCACGAGGCGATGCTGCTCACCTTCCTCAGCCGGCATGAGGCAGGCCGATTGTGGATTCAGAATGGAGGCCTTGAGACCCTCCGTTCATACGGGGTTGATGTTAGTAGGGTGAGATTCGGGCGCGGCTTGCACGAGGCCGCAGTCCATTTCAAGGCGGTGCTTCCGACAGCACATCTGAAATTTCTTCAGGATTTGCGGTTGTCATTCACGGCTGGTGATTACTTCTTCTGTCACGCTGGGATACGGCCCGGAATTCCGCTGATGCAACAGCGGGAGGAGGACCTCCTCTGGATCCGTGCGAAGTTTTTGACGTCAACCAGGCAGCATGAAAAAGTCGTTGTACACGGTCATACACCGGTCCAGGAGCCTGAGCTGACACTCTATCGGATCAATCTGGATACAGGCGCCTATATGACCGGGCGGCTGACCTGTTTGGTGTTGGAGGGAACAACCAAGCGCCTTCTCGTAGCCACGCCCACAGGAGCCAACAGAATTTCTTTCCCGCAGGAGGAGTGA